A window from Leptospira meyeri encodes these proteins:
- a CDS encoding CDP-glycerol glycerophosphotransferase family protein produces the protein MKKFSLLPNLSGKGVFVFSDPGGAKPVLAFLKLNHKLQNYKVFSDRSYDFFSDFDIPVTIYTEGDELKFGDTFDADFLFTGTSVNSSIEVKFIKAFKERKIKTYSFIDHYTRILPRYEWEGDYYFSDVICVLDEVAEKIVRLEIPNADVIVSGNYFQEYIRNWIPKVSRETFLQNLGIANTKKIILFAPDPISRANHLDRYGKSEYGFDEYSVFQNLLRALPKESQSEYVVVIKMHPNQDKETFLSFIKDSGANVIIGDQFHTLTLLYYSNIIVGMFSNILIEGNILGAKVIRCLIDLKCDDPFEGKNVGEPAYELNQMKDLILNYLNDQDDSK, from the coding sequence ATGAAAAAATTTTCTTTGTTACCAAATCTCAGTGGCAAAGGGGTATTTGTATTTAGTGATCCAGGTGGAGCTAAGCCAGTTTTAGCATTTTTGAAGTTAAATCATAAACTTCAAAACTACAAAGTTTTTTCTGATAGAAGTTATGATTTTTTCTCCGACTTTGATATTCCGGTCACAATTTATACGGAAGGTGATGAGTTAAAATTTGGTGATACATTTGATGCAGATTTTCTTTTCACCGGTACATCAGTTAATTCATCAATCGAAGTTAAGTTTATAAAGGCATTTAAGGAAAGGAAAATAAAAACCTATTCTTTTATCGATCATTATACTCGAATTTTGCCTAGATATGAGTGGGAAGGGGATTACTATTTTTCCGATGTAATTTGTGTGTTGGATGAAGTTGCAGAGAAAATAGTTCGGTTAGAGATACCTAACGCAGATGTTATCGTTTCTGGAAATTATTTTCAAGAATACATTCGAAATTGGATTCCTAAAGTAAGTAGGGAAACATTTCTACAAAATCTTGGAATTGCCAATACCAAAAAAATCATACTTTTTGCTCCAGATCCAATTAGCCGTGCGAATCATTTAGACCGTTATGGAAAATCTGAATACGGATTTGATGAATACAGTGTTTTTCAAAATCTTTTAAGAGCGTTACCAAAAGAATCTCAATCAGAATATGTAGTTGTGATTAAGATGCATCCGAACCAGGATAAAGAAACTTTTTTATCATTCATTAAAGATTCCGGAGCGAATGTCATCATAGGTGATCAGTTCCACACTTTAACTTTATTATACTATTCAAACATTATTGTTGGTATGTTTTCCAATATATTGATAGAAGGTAATATATTGGGAGCGAAGGTAATTCGGTGTTTGATCGACCTTAAGTGTGATGATCCCTTCGAAGGCAAAAATGTTGGTGAACCAGCCTATGAATTAAATCAAATGAAAGATCTTATTCTCAATTACCTCAATGACCAGGATGATTCAAAATGA
- the pseI gene encoding pseudaminic acid synthase: MNTITINQRKIGKEFPPYIIAELSANHNGKIERALETIKFAKESGADAIKIQTYTADTMTIDCDKEDFQIHGGLWDGYKLYDLYKWAETPFEWHKEIFDYAKKIGITIFSTPFDETAVDLLENLNAPAYKVASFEATDLPLIRYIASTKKPMIMSTGMANYQEILEMVDAARSGGCKDLILLHCISSYPAPIDQSNLLTIPDMREKFGVQIGLSDHTLTNTASITSVALGATVIEKHFIIDRSEKGPDSEFSITPEELNALCRETKDAWLALGVAGYDRKPAEEANLVFRRSLYFIKDLKAGDTIKKGDIRRIRPGYGLAPKYAEELIGKKLKQDVTVGTAVKWELLG, translated from the coding sequence ATGAATACAATAACAATTAATCAACGAAAAATTGGAAAAGAATTTCCTCCTTATATCATCGCTGAGCTTTCGGCTAATCATAATGGTAAGATTGAGCGTGCATTGGAAACTATTAAATTCGCCAAAGAATCTGGTGCAGATGCAATCAAAATTCAAACATATACTGCTGATACAATGACAATCGATTGTGATAAAGAAGACTTCCAGATTCACGGTGGTCTTTGGGATGGATATAAACTATATGATCTATATAAATGGGCAGAAACTCCTTTTGAATGGCATAAAGAGATTTTTGATTATGCAAAAAAAATTGGAATCACAATATTTTCTACTCCGTTTGATGAAACAGCTGTAGACCTCCTCGAAAATTTGAATGCCCCCGCTTATAAAGTTGCTTCTTTTGAAGCAACTGATTTGCCTCTGATTCGTTATATAGCATCTACAAAAAAGCCTATGATCATGTCGACTGGAATGGCCAATTATCAAGAGATACTAGAGATGGTGGACGCAGCAAGGAGTGGAGGGTGTAAGGATTTGATTTTACTACATTGTATCAGCAGTTATCCTGCTCCGATAGATCAATCAAATTTGCTAACGATCCCTGATATGCGAGAGAAATTCGGGGTTCAAATTGGCCTTTCTGATCATACCCTAACAAATACGGCTTCCATTACGTCAGTTGCTTTAGGTGCGACTGTTATCGAAAAACACTTCATTATCGATCGATCTGAGAAGGGGCCGGACTCTGAATTTTCTATCACCCCTGAAGAACTAAATGCCCTATGCCGCGAAACAAAGGACGCATGGCTTGCGTTAGGTGTAGCAGGTTATGATCGTAAGCCGGCAGAAGAAGCAAATTTAGTATTTAGAAGATCACTATATTTTATCAAAGATTTGAAAGCTGGGGATACAATTAAAAAGGGAGATATTCGTCGAATACGTCCAGGATATGGCTTGGCTCCGAAGTATGCAGAAGAATTGATTGGCAAAAAACTGAAACAAGATGTTACCGTTGGAACCGCCGTAAAATGGGAGTTATTGGGTTAA
- a CDS encoding GNAT family N-acetyltransferase: MILPNEFLSADGLYLRGLQPEDAAGNYLKWFNDPEVCFGNSHGVFPVNQKSLVEYIDNSYKSNQQLVFAMIENKNRTHIGNISLQGINWINRTAEFAIFLGEKSYWGKGLALQAGNLIVQHGFKVMNLNRIYCGTFSNNQGMIKLAKALKMTQEGVRRKAIYKNGIYLDMIEFGVLRDEFL, from the coding sequence ATGATTTTACCAAATGAATTCTTATCAGCTGATGGACTATATTTAAGAGGATTACAACCTGAAGATGCTGCCGGAAACTATTTAAAATGGTTTAATGATCCTGAAGTTTGTTTTGGAAATTCGCATGGTGTTTTTCCGGTTAATCAAAAATCTTTAGTAGAATATATCGATAATTCTTATAAATCAAACCAACAATTGGTTTTTGCAATGATCGAGAATAAAAACCGCACGCACATTGGTAATATTTCTCTGCAAGGTATCAATTGGATAAACCGAACAGCTGAATTCGCTATATTTCTCGGTGAAAAATCTTATTGGGGGAAGGGTTTGGCACTCCAAGCTGGAAACTTAATCGTTCAGCATGGTTTTAAAGTGATGAACTTAAATCGTATTTATTGTGGTACTTTTTCTAACAATCAGGGAATGATAAAATTAGCGAAAGCATTGAAAATGACCCAAGAGGGAGTTCGTAGAAAAGCTATTTATAAAAATGGCATATACCTAGATATGATTGAGTTTGGTGTTTTGCGGGATGAGTTTCTTTGA
- a CDS encoding Gfo/Idh/MocA family protein: protein MKQYSAAVVGLGSIGQGLDYDQDIDRNDICLTHTSAYFQHNGFHLVAGVDTLGSFREKFSAKYKSPAFETVSELKKYNPDVISICVPSHLHKSIFDEVIDLGPKAIVCEKPICDSINDADEMVKKAQSKQCLLLVNFIRRFEKGHVELKKKFDRNEFGKIRKVSVFYSKGVLNNGSHFINLLSFFFGEPTYCKVLKVGNVLGNSDLEPDFLLHFENGVDAYFMAGNEDDFSVKEIVFLTEKGIINYQQGGVKIEYFPVETSSVFKDYKIKSFNSQLVTTDFNRYQWYTMDALYNYLENEIDCESDGSSALNTQLVVDQIFSQCSNMEGMN, encoded by the coding sequence TTGAAACAATACTCAGCTGCAGTAGTAGGGCTTGGTAGTATCGGTCAGGGTCTCGATTACGATCAGGATATTGATCGAAATGATATTTGTTTAACACATACATCCGCATATTTCCAACACAATGGATTTCACTTGGTTGCTGGTGTTGATACCTTGGGCAGTTTTCGGGAGAAATTCAGTGCCAAATATAAATCACCTGCTTTTGAAACTGTTTCCGAATTAAAAAAATATAATCCAGATGTCATATCTATCTGTGTTCCAAGTCATTTGCACAAATCTATTTTTGATGAAGTAATAGACCTCGGGCCGAAAGCCATTGTTTGTGAAAAACCAATTTGTGATAGTATAAACGATGCCGATGAAATGGTGAAAAAAGCCCAGTCAAAACAATGTCTACTACTTGTAAACTTTATACGTCGTTTTGAAAAAGGACATGTTGAATTAAAGAAAAAATTTGATAGAAATGAATTTGGGAAAATTCGTAAAGTCTCAGTGTTTTATTCTAAAGGTGTTTTGAATAACGGATCCCATTTCATAAATCTGTTATCATTTTTCTTTGGAGAACCTACTTATTGTAAGGTGCTTAAAGTTGGAAATGTTTTGGGAAATTCAGATCTCGAACCGGATTTTCTTCTCCATTTTGAAAACGGAGTGGATGCGTACTTTATGGCAGGGAATGAAGATGATTTTTCAGTTAAGGAAATTGTGTTTTTAACTGAGAAGGGAATCATCAATTACCAACAAGGTGGAGTAAAGATAGAATATTTTCCCGTTGAAACAAGTTCTGTATTTAAAGATTATAAAATTAAATCATTCAATAGTCAGCTTGTAACTACCGATTTCAATCGATACCAGTGGTATACAATGGATGCACTGTATAATTATTTGGAAAATGAAATTGATTGTGAATCAGACGGTAGTTCTGCGTTAAATACTCAGTTAGTAGTAGATCAAATTTTCTCTCAATGTTCGAATATGGAAGGAATGAATTAA
- a CDS encoding cytidylyltransferase domain-containing protein yields the protein MEKVKTKIVATIEARMTSSRLPGKVLKEVLNKPMLYYLVQRLRMVPSIDEIVLATTINKTDDVLIDFAKNEGISYFRGSEDDVMSRVVGAGESAKADVIVEITADCPIIDPAVVDQTIQLYLHNPCDYASNVVVRSYPIGMDTQVFSLDTLKKSFNMTEDKLDREHVTRHIRQNPDLFKQVHLVSSYLDYWPELAVTLDEASDYELIKKIIEYFYEKNPYFSCADIVALIKEKESWLEINRDVKRKGLN from the coding sequence ATGGAAAAGGTTAAAACTAAAATAGTTGCTACGATCGAAGCAAGGATGACTTCCTCTCGATTACCAGGGAAAGTATTAAAGGAAGTATTGAATAAGCCAATGTTGTATTATTTAGTGCAACGGTTGAGAATGGTTCCTTCAATTGATGAAATTGTTTTAGCCACGACAATAAACAAAACGGATGATGTTTTAATCGATTTTGCCAAAAATGAGGGAATTTCTTATTTTCGGGGAAGTGAAGATGATGTTATGTCCAGAGTTGTGGGTGCAGGAGAATCTGCTAAGGCTGATGTCATTGTCGAAATAACAGCAGACTGTCCTATTATTGATCCAGCTGTAGTCGATCAAACAATACAATTATATTTACATAATCCATGTGATTATGCAAGTAATGTAGTCGTACGTTCCTATCCCATAGGAATGGATACACAAGTTTTTTCATTAGATACACTTAAAAAATCTTTCAATATGACTGAAGACAAGTTAGATAGGGAACATGTCACAAGACATATCAGACAAAATCCCGATTTGTTCAAACAAGTTCATTTAGTGTCATCTTATTTGGATTATTGGCCAGAACTTGCGGTAACTTTGGATGAGGCTTCTGATTATGAGTTAATCAAAAAAATCATAGAATATTTTTATGAAAAAAATCCATATTTTTCTTGTGCAGACATCGTTGCGCTAATCAAGGAAAAGGAGTCTTGGCTTGAGATAAACCGGGATGTAAAGAGAAAAGGTCTCAATTGA
- a CDS encoding formyltransferase family protein produces the protein MKEYIVAAVGKWNRELFECESKLIPGKWKFVDNPESLDLVLADSSPRYIFFPHWRWIVPPRILNQYECICFHMTDVPYGRGGSPLQNLIIRGHKETVLTALRMEKGLDTGPVYMKLPLDLNGSAEEIYTRTSTLTWKMISEFVSNEPRATPQEGEPVIFKRRKPEESELPETLELEKIYDFIRMLDADGYPNAYINFGNYQLKFNQAKYLDGKLSANVEFILKEEL, from the coding sequence ATGAAAGAATATATTGTTGCAGCAGTGGGAAAGTGGAACCGCGAGTTATTCGAATGCGAATCCAAGTTAATACCTGGTAAATGGAAATTTGTAGATAATCCGGAAAGTTTAGATCTTGTTCTAGCAGATTCGAGTCCAAGATACATTTTTTTTCCACATTGGAGGTGGATAGTTCCTCCGCGGATTCTTAACCAGTATGAATGTATCTGTTTTCATATGACAGATGTACCTTACGGAAGAGGTGGATCTCCTTTGCAGAATTTAATCATTCGAGGTCACAAGGAAACAGTCCTGACAGCACTTCGAATGGAGAAGGGATTGGATACAGGACCTGTGTATATGAAGCTTCCTTTGGATTTAAACGGTTCCGCCGAAGAAATTTATACCCGAACATCTACTTTGACTTGGAAGATGATTTCTGAATTTGTATCGAATGAACCCCGAGCGACTCCACAAGAAGGAGAGCCAGTTATTTTTAAACGCAGGAAACCAGAAGAAAGCGAATTGCCTGAAACATTGGAGTTAGAAAAAATTTATGATTTTATACGGATGTTAGATGCAGATGGTTATCCCAATGCGTATATTAATTTTGGAAACTATCAATTAAAATTTAACCAGGCAAAATACTTGGATGGAAAACTATCAGCAAACGTAGAATTTATTTTGAAAGAAGAATTATGA
- a CDS encoding DegT/DnrJ/EryC1/StrS family aminotransferase, producing the protein MQSGELSRFYGSWHEDFFGGKKVKEFESNWSKEFGIEYSVSVNSATSGLIAALGAVGVEPFDEVLVSPWTMCASATAILVWNAIPVFVDINPDNFNIDPSKIRSLITKKTKAIVVPDIFGQSAQLTEILKIAKEFGLKVIEDASQAPGAMYRGKKVGTNADIGVFSLNYHKHIHTGEGGICVTADAKLAERLQLIRNHAEAVVGPKGEIDISNMIGFNFRLGEIESAIGIEQLKKLPSIAEQRIRAGALLNEGLKDLKGLKLPVPLDGCTHVYYMYGLIVDFDSLGITREKLIEVLTAEGIPSLRPSYLNIHLLPMYQKRIAYGKSGFPWISPGETSKVTYEKGICPIAENLQDKSYIGFYFGGFALDDEEINLLIAAFHKVWNQLDLIK; encoded by the coding sequence TTGCAATCTGGTGAATTGTCTCGATTCTATGGTTCTTGGCATGAAGATTTTTTCGGTGGTAAGAAAGTAAAGGAATTTGAATCAAACTGGTCCAAAGAATTTGGAATTGAGTATTCAGTAAGTGTAAATTCAGCAACATCCGGTTTAATAGCCGCCTTAGGAGCCGTTGGTGTAGAACCTTTTGACGAAGTTTTAGTAAGTCCTTGGACTATGTGTGCTTCTGCCACTGCTATTTTAGTTTGGAATGCAATACCAGTGTTTGTTGATATCAATCCTGATAATTTTAATATTGATCCATCAAAAATTAGGTCATTGATCACAAAAAAAACGAAAGCTATTGTTGTACCTGATATTTTTGGTCAATCGGCTCAGCTTACTGAAATTTTGAAAATAGCAAAAGAATTCGGTTTAAAAGTAATTGAAGATGCCTCACAAGCTCCGGGAGCAATGTATAGGGGAAAAAAAGTAGGCACTAATGCCGATATTGGTGTGTTTAGTTTGAATTACCATAAACATATCCATACTGGAGAAGGCGGAATTTGTGTTACTGCAGATGCAAAACTTGCAGAAAGACTGCAATTGATACGAAATCATGCGGAGGCAGTAGTCGGTCCCAAAGGTGAAATTGATATCTCTAATATGATTGGTTTTAATTTTAGATTGGGAGAAATTGAGTCAGCAATTGGAATTGAACAACTAAAAAAACTCCCTTCAATTGCTGAACAGCGGATTCGTGCTGGTGCACTTTTAAACGAAGGTTTGAAAGATTTAAAAGGATTAAAACTTCCTGTACCATTGGATGGATGTACACACGTTTATTATATGTATGGTTTGATTGTTGATTTTGATTCGTTAGGCATTACTCGTGAGAAGTTAATTGAGGTTTTAACTGCAGAGGGAATCCCTAGTTTAAGGCCGAGTTATTTAAATATTCATCTACTTCCCATGTACCAAAAAAGAATTGCTTATGGTAAATCGGGTTTTCCATGGATTTCTCCTGGTGAGACAAGTAAAGTTACCTATGAAAAAGGAATCTGCCCTATTGCAGAGAACCTCCAAGATAAGAGTTACATTGGTTTTTATTTTGGCGGTTTTGCTCTGGACGATGAAGAAATTAACTTATTAATTGCAGCCTTTCATAAAGTTTGGAATCAATTAGACTTAATTAAATGA
- a CDS encoding PIG-L deacetylase family protein has protein sequence MNKKKILVVAAHPDDEVLGCGGTMARLSEEGHDVHVLILAEGLTSREIKRDRESKISELNSLSNDAHKANLSLGVKTVELYDFPDNRMDSIDRLDVIKVVERKIDDIGPSVIFTHFGNDLNVDHRITNDAVVTACRVYPNQVVEELFFFEVASSTEWQISPNFGSFQPNVYYKLSLQQMEKKKNALSIYESEMRPFPHARSIEAVEALGKWRGTNIGYSFAEAFVVGRLIR, from the coding sequence ATGAATAAAAAAAAGATTTTAGTGGTCGCAGCACACCCCGATGACGAAGTTTTAGGTTGCGGCGGAACGATGGCTCGTTTATCTGAAGAAGGCCATGATGTACATGTTTTAATTCTTGCAGAGGGTCTGACGAGTCGGGAAATAAAGCGAGATAGAGAATCCAAAATATCAGAATTAAATTCGCTTTCTAATGATGCACACAAAGCCAACCTTTCACTCGGTGTTAAAACTGTTGAACTTTATGATTTTCCGGACAACAGAATGGATTCCATTGATCGTTTAGATGTGATTAAGGTAGTTGAACGAAAAATTGATGATATTGGGCCTTCAGTAATTTTTACTCATTTTGGAAATGATTTAAATGTCGATCACCGTATTACAAATGATGCAGTTGTTACTGCCTGCAGAGTTTATCCAAATCAAGTAGTTGAGGAACTTTTTTTCTTTGAAGTTGCTTCTAGCACGGAATGGCAAATTTCGCCTAACTTTGGCAGTTTTCAACCAAATGTTTATTATAAACTTAGTTTGCAGCAGATGGAAAAGAAAAAAAATGCCCTTTCCATTTATGAATCAGAGATGAGACCTTTCCCACATGCACGCTCGATTGAAGCAGTTGAAGCCTTAGGAAAATGGAGAGGGACTAATATTGGTTATTCGTTTGCAGAAGCCTTTGTTGTCGGCAGGTTGATTCGATAA